The following nucleotide sequence is from Ailuropoda melanoleuca isolate Jingjing chromosome 12, ASM200744v2, whole genome shotgun sequence.
GGAgtggagaaacaggcagaggcCGGGGGTGAAGCCGGGGGCTCACCCGGACCCCACGCTGGGCACTGCCGTCGACCTGGCCAGTTCCAGCTACAAAGGGCCCGTTGGCCTTGGTCAAGGGGATGATGTTCAGCCTGGGCCCTGTCGTGGGGACAGAGGCCGAGGCgcagggaaggggacagaaaggcagagaggaaagaggtgcagggagagggagatggatgcagaaagcaagagacagaaaagcagggagaaaaagCGAGTGAGCCAGACAAACAGCGAGAGACAGGGGCggagtggggtgaggagagtAGGGGGGGAAGGTAGGGAATCCCGCACACAGAGGGGGCAGGGAGTCGGCTGGGATGGCACCAGAGGCAGTGCGGCTGTCCCCTAGTCAGGGGCGGGGCGGGCAGCCATGGCCGTCAGTCCCCATCCAGCTCCGGGCTGGGCGCGTCCTCGGGCTCCTCCTCGTCGAAGTACCTCTCCTCCTCATCCCGTGCCACGATGTCCAGGTTGTCAAAGTCGGGGTTGTCATCCACGGTGCTGCAGCGGGAGGGGGCTGTCAGGGGCCGGCTCTCTGGGCCCGGCCTCAGCCTCGCTGCTTCTCGCCCTTCAGAGAGGAGCTGCGGCCCCCAGGGTCAAAGGCCACCTGCCGGCGGCTCTAACTGGGAGCTGCCCCCCGGGTGGGGGGGCGGCACTGGAGTCTCTCAGGGCTTCACACAAAAGGCAACGTTTTCCAAAGCAGATATTCTACATAAAAACTTCTGGTTTCTCTCAAAAAGCTGGAAGATGTGGGGACGGGAGGACCCACGTTCCCCAGAGAGTGCTTCTCAACCAGGAGTCGTCTGCCCCTCAGGGGACACGTGGGAACAAACTGGAAACattctggttgtcacaactggggggcTCCTACTGGCACCCAGCGACTCGACACCAGGGACGCCGTTCCACACGCCACCGCGCACAGGCCAATGCGCCAcacaaagaatgatctggcccgAAAGGCCAACAGTGCTGAGGAATGTCTGCCCTAAGGTGACAAGGGATGCTCAGTTGTCGAGAGGACTCCTgcccctgctgttcccctgcAGGAACACTCTGACCCCAGATATTCAGGTCGCTTACCTCTCCCATCCCGCACGTCTTTGCCGAAACGTCACCTGCGCAGACAGCCGCCTcgtcccaaccccccacccccgctttcaTTCTCTTTACGGCCCCCTCAGCACCAGATGCTAAATACTCCTGCTTCCTCACTAGAGTGGGGGTCCCTTCAGGGCAGGGAACCCCTTCGCTGGCTGTGGTCGCCACTTCACCCCCGGCGTCTGGCCACAGCAGGTGCTAAGCGCGTGCTGgctgaaggcagaggagggacccGCTGGCCCTGCTGCCGAGCCACTGCCCTCCAGCGGGGATGGGCTTCGGTCCCCCCTCATCTCTATTCCTCAAGCCACGCCCAAGTGCCTCACAGGCACCTGCTTTCTGGGGGCTCCCCACGGCCCAAGCACTCTGCACCCTGCTTTGTGTGGGAACTCGGGCCAAGAGGCTTCACCCAGCTTGACTTGCCTCCAGAGGAGGCGGCGGTGAGGGGGGGGGCTAGATCAGGCTGCTGGTGCGCCTGGGGGCCGTGGTAATGGTGTCCCCCCTCAGCTGGGACACCCAACCAGGCAAGACGGCCTCAGTTGTCAAAGCCTTTTATCTCTGACTCCGATACTTCACTCTTCTGTGTCCTTTTCCCTGACGGCAAGATCCTTCCCAAAGCAGTGGCCGTGTGTCTTGCCCTGGGGTTATGGTGGGACAGCAGGCAGGCTGCAGGGGCGGGTACCACAGGCCCCTCCCTGGCACTAACCCTGCCAGCAGTCACTTCCTGAAGCCCAGGGAGGTCTGGGGGCCTGAGGAAGAAGCTGGtgtgcctgggggcacctggggagctcGGGGCAGTGGCATTCTACCTACCAGGCCACCACCACTCACCCGAATGGAAATAGTTCGGTCTTTTGTCACATTTGAGGCGACTGTCAGCCCTGCTCAGTCCCTTCTTCAGGTGAGGGGACTGCCACTCAGAGACGGACAAAGCACGTCCAAGGACGCCCGCTGATCTCTGGTTCATCTGAAACCCTCACGCCATCTGAGCCGGGCCGAGGGCcctggggggctgggctgggggttggggggtggggcccGCATCACCTGTAGTCAAAGTCCCCATCCTTGCCGTCCAGGAAGCGCTGGTGCATCCGGCTGGTGAACTCTTCCCGCAGGATCAGCCTCTCTTCTGAGTCGGGGACCCAGGCCTCCGAGTCTTTGCTGGGGCTCTGGTCTGTAGGGGCGGACACCCACAGCGGGGGACATGAGCGGTGCACTCGGGGAGGGGCTGAGCACACGGCCGAGCAGAGCCGCTCCTCTGTGCTGGTGGGATGGGAACACAGTGGTGACCAAACGGCCCCGGTCCTGCCGCCCCAGGCCACACGCCAAACACACAATGACAGTACAGTGCTCCGGAGGCTGGAGAACAGGGTCAGGAGCTGCTACCTGGACGGTGGCGAGGGGAAGGCATTCTTGGCAGAGAGAACGGCACGAGCAGTGGCCTGGAGGGAAGCGATTGCTGGGtgcctttgggggggggggcagagatgCTGGAGGAACTGGGAAAAGCCTGAGCActcagggcaggcaggggagggacgCGCGGTCTGCTCTTGCAGTCGGGGGCCCAGACTGGGAGCCCCCTAGTCCCGGCCCTCACCTTCCTCATCACcgtcctcctcttcttcctcctcctccaggcaggcctcctcctcctcctgctgctggagCAGCCGCTGCTGCAGCTCCCGCTCCTGGTAGGACTGGAGCAGCAGGTCAGAGAGCGGGCAGGCGGGGGTGCCAAGGGCGCCCGGCTTGGGTGGCTGGTGGGCCGGGGCGCGGGCACTGAGCTCCTCCTGGGTTAGGTACTGCCCGATGTACTGCTCGTACAGCAGCGGGGCCCGGAACCGCATCTGCTCGTCACTGAAGTACTCTCCGCCTGCACCGAGACAGGGCGCGCACGGGCTCAGGGGTCTGGGTGTGGGGTGAGCCTGTCTGAGCAGACACGGGTCCGCGACCGTGCTCGTAGGAAGCCATGCATGCACAAGTGCAAGCATGTGCGTGGACGTGCAGGCGGGAGAGGACGCAGGGGCCTGAGGTCACGTGGCCGCGAGTACTCGTGCATGCGTCAGGCGTGTGCGCGTCATTGGCCCTGTAGCGCATGCGCTGGTGCTCTGGGGCCTGTGTGCGACGGTGCCCAGCAGAGTTCATACACCCCTGCCCATCGCTGTGGTCACACGGGTGTGCCCACCCTCCTGTGCGCGTGTCTGGGAGTGAATGCGAGTCAGCGTGCAGGAGGCCACAGGCAGGGGTCACGTGTGGCTGTCTGTGCACGCAGCTGGACGTGCCAGATGTGGGCACCCCTGGCGGTCTTCCAGACCCCAGACCTCACCTTTTCCCAGAGTGCTCTCCTCTGCAGCTGTCCCTCGGGTGGGCTTggctcccctgccacccccaaaCCCAGGACCTTCCCGTCTCCCCTGGCTGCCTgttcctgcaggtggctctgtcCCTCAGAAAACCCTTAAACCTGCCTGGTCCCTCCCACCCACCGGTCCCAGCCCCGCCTTCAGAGCCCAGGGCAAGAATCTGCCCAGAATCCCGGCCTCTGCAGCACTGGGGTCTGTGGCCGTCCCTATCCTGCCCCCTCTGTTTCTGGTGTTTCCCACCatattctgtttctctccctccgtTTCCCTGGCTCTGTTTCTGCCACTCC
It contains:
- the CCDC97 gene encoding coiled-coil domain-containing protein 97 — protein: MEAVATAAAAREPDEGCTQPSTGHWGELSWTPAPPRPQDKAEATEGAPRAPDDDAPGAENTAVSAMLHAVAASRLPVCSQQQGEPDLTEREKVAILGQLYHEKPLVFLERFRTGLREEHLACFGHLRGDHRADFYCAEVARQGRARPRTLRTRLRNRRYAALRELIQGGEYFSDEQMRFRAPLLYEQYIGQYLTQEELSARAPAHQPPKPGALGTPACPLSDLLLQSYQERELQQRLLQQQEEEEACLEEEEEEEDGDEEDQSPSKDSEAWVPDSEERLILREEFTSRMHQRFLDGKDGDFDYSTVDDNPDFDNLDIVARDEEERYFDEEEPEDAPSPELDGD